The sequence CCAACAATGTTGAGAATGCTATTGGCCATGGTGAGGGCGGCACCAGTTTTTTCGAGAATAGTGCCAATCATAGTTCCGGCCAAAATTACGATACCGATGCTTGCGAGGATATTGCCGAATCCTGATTTTACTGTGGCTATAATGGTGGCTCCGTCTAATCCGGTAAAAAGCCCAACAAAGATAGCGGTAAGAATGAGTACCAAAAATGGATGTTGCTTGAATTTGACTATTGCGACAATCATAAGGATAATTGCAACAAAAATAATTGTTAATATGTATGGTCCTGTCATACAAATCCCTCCCTTTATATAGAATGAACACATAATTTAGTGCTAGGACGACTATATGATAGCATAAGGCAAAAGAAATGTAAATATTTTACAATAAAAAAATGACTTATCGCAACGAATAGCTGCAATAAGTCATTGAGATTAGTTTAAATCGTATACGCCGATATCGAGTAATTTTTTGAGAGCTTCTTCGTCTGCTGCTTTACTAAACCATTCGAAAGCTTTGTTGACATCTTTTTCGACACCACTTCCAGTCATATAGCAAACACCAAGATTAAGTTGAGCTCGTTGATTTCCATTGATTGCGGCACGTTGAAACCAGTGTGCGGCCTGGATAAAATCTTTGGAAACACCTGTGCCATTCATATAGCAAACGCCAAGACTATATTGAGCATTAGAATTTTCTTGCTCTGCGGCCTTTGTATACCATAAAAATGCTTGAGTTACATCACGAGGTATATTTGTACCGTGATAAAAGCAATCACCAAGATAGTATTGAGCATGTGAGTCACCTTTGCGAGCGGCTTTTTTATACTGTTGCATTGTCATAAATGGTACATCTCCTTTTATAAGTCGTATTAGATTTATGAGATCATGGTATATATATATATTCGACATCTAAAATATAACAATATATGTATTTTTTTAGATATATCTTGCAATTCTCATCCAGACATTATCCATATTAACGACAGCGCCTAATTTGAAAGAAGCCTCGACATGACCTTGTTTAGAAGCCTCTAAAAACCAATAATTTGCCGTATCAAAATTAATTTCGACACCTAAACCTTCTTCGAACAGTGTTCCCAAATAAAATTGGGCTTTGGCAACTCCGGCAGTAGCGGCCTTAGTAAACCAGAATGCGGCTTGTTCAACATCTCTAATAACTCCGTTTCCATGAAGGTAGCATAAAGCTAAGTTGTTCTGAGCATCAGCATTGCCAAGTTGTGCAGCTTCGTAAAACCAATATGCTGCTTTTTCAAAATTGGGGTCGCTTCCTGTACTATTGAGATAATGCAGACCTAGGTTGAGTTGTGCACTGCTATTACTTTGCTGAGCTGCTATTGTAAACCACTTGATTGCCGCAGATTGAGAAGCGGCATCGTCTTCTTTATAAGAATACATAACCCCCAAACTATTTTGAGCAAAGATATCTCCTTGTAGAGCAGCTTTTTTAAACCAAAAAATTGCCGTATCAAAATTTTGTTGAACTCCTATACCATTTTCGTAGCAAAGGCCAAGATGATATTGAGCAGTTATTTCGCCTTGTGTCGCGGCTTTGTTAAACCAATACAATGCTAACTTATTATCTGGCAAGACGCCGACCCCAGCCATATAACATACTCCAAGATGCGCTTGAGCTTGGATGTTATTGTGAGTGGCAGATTTTATAAACCAAAATATAGCTTCATTTAAATTTTGTTCAATACCTACGCCATTTTCGTAGCAAAGGCCAAGATGATATTGCGCATCGGTGTTGTTCTGTTGCGCGGCGGCCTGATACCAAAATGTGGCTTCTTCTAAATCTTGAGTAACACCCAATCCATTTGCATAGCAGGTTCCTAAATTAAATTGAGCAGGCGCATAATATTGTTTTACACCCTCCCAAAACCAAAAAACAGCTTTTTGAGTATTTTTTTTGACGCCAGAACCATTTATATAGCACATAGCTAAGTCGACCTGAGCTTGAACATGACCTTGCTTAGCTGCTATTTGAAACCAATAATGTGCTTTCTTTGTATTCTGAGTTATACCCATACCATAAAAATAGCATTGACCTACTTGATAGGTTGCTTCTATATCACCATTTTTGGCCGCCTGTTGATAATTTTCAAATTCCATATCTCCATCCTTTCTGACAAGACTCGTCCTTTCAGTATATGAGAATGAACAACAAAAAAGCACCCCCAAAGGATGCTTTAT is a genomic window of Candidatus Epulonipiscium viviparus containing:
- a CDS encoding tetratricopeptide repeat protein; amino-acid sequence: MTMQQYKKAARKGDSHAQYYLGDCFYHGTNIPRDVTQAFLWYTKAAEQENSNAQYSLGVCYMNGTGVSKDFIQAAHWFQRAAINGNQRAQLNLGVCYMTGSGVEKDVNKAFEWFSKAADEEALKKLLDIGVYDLN
- a CDS encoding tetratricopeptide repeat protein, giving the protein MEFENYQQAAKNGDIEATYQVGQCYFYGMGITQNTKKAHYWFQIAAKQGHVQAQVDLAMCYINGSGVKKNTQKAVFWFWEGVKQYYAPAQFNLGTCYANGLGVTQDLEEATFWYQAAAQQNNTDAQYHLGLCYENGVGIEQNLNEAIFWFIKSATHNNIQAQAHLGVCYMAGVGVLPDNKLALYWFNKAATQGEITAQYHLGLCYENGIGVQQNFDTAIFWFKKAALQGDIFAQNSLGVMYSYKEDDAASQSAAIKWFTIAAQQSNSSAQLNLGLHYLNSTGSDPNFEKAAYWFYEAAQLGNADAQNNLALCYLHGNGVIRDVEQAAFWFTKAATAGVAKAQFYLGTLFEEGLGVEINFDTANYWFLEASKQGHVEASFKLGAVVNMDNVWMRIARYI